acacatttcttttttaatttcaagAAATTCCAAATAAATAAACGCTGTCAAGTCAGAATTAAATCTGGGTTGTGCCTTAAAATGCTTGTAAACTCATCTAAATTTACCCATTTCAAAAGGATCGTTGGTCGCTTTACAAGAACCACACCATAAGCACCATTGTCATTATatttttgccagattttttactttgtttccaAACATAAATCTCCCCTATTAATTCATCAAATGAGCTGCTTTAAAATTCAAATACTGGAAAATGCTTTTGCTCATCATCTCCAGCTTAGAAGGAAAAAGTTCAGGCTGATTGCTGTTAGAAGCCAATTAAATACCATATCTGTTTACTTTTGCCATTGAATTGAACTGACCCTTTGCCTGTTTGGGGCCAAAAGAAATAAACTGCGGTTGTGgaagaagctgtaaaaatgcaCCGAGTGCTGTGGACTAAAGACAGAAGCAGACAactcgaaaaaaaaatgtttgttttgtatcagAAAATGAACGAATAAAGACCGTCTCAACATTATGTCACAGCCTTGTACTTATATGCCCCACTGCAGAGAACCAGATGACACATTTCAGTGTCATTAACTTCCAGCAGATATCGACAAAACCCTGattattaaaaatgttgaatcCCAACACCTGACATTTGCACTGACAGCAGATGGATTGGCCTTGCACAGCGTATCCGCATCAATCAACCCCACAGTGCAGGGATTTAAACGGTGCTCAGGTCTCCTCAATCCTCCACCCTCAGTGCTGTACATCTCATTTACAGATGTAGAGATCAGGAGTGTGGATGGGTTTTTAGTGAAACTATCAAAGGCACCAGAATGCAAGAGCTGCAGTCCAGTATATCAATACCAACCTGCTGGGGTTAAGTCAAATTTAAACAGTATTAAGAATAGATGGATAAAAACATCCTACATGTTATAAAAAGGACAACTTAGTGGAACTTGTACTGAAGAGTTTAACGCAGAGAAATAAATTCTGAGCAACAAGCactagaaaagaaaaacatctttttttttttttttgcttcaaggTCACACTGAAGGGACTTTTTTTTGTGCCTCTAAACTCTCCGCAATAGAAGCAAAGCCTCACTGTTCTGAGAAAATCTGAATTGAATGATGAAGAATTGAACTGTGGGTTTAGAATATTCTTCCTTAGctgaaaaaactttttaaaaactattagaTTAACAAACACGACAACAAGCCTTTTCTTCTCAACTCGTGCAAATCTGATTTTCAAATACATGGACAGAGACAATAAGAgggttttaatcattttcaaatGTCAGATAATCACCGTGTCTTAACgagaagctaaaaatgattaaTCATTTATCGCTTACTTGtgtaaaattatataaaaaccTCTCACAGATAATGACATCTCATTAGTGTTCACATCACTAGAATATTCACTGAGTGCTCTGTGTGCAGTAGTCGTTACTAACAGGCCTGTTTGTTTTGAAACAGTTATACTGTATACACACATAATAAGAGGAAATGACCGTATACTTTTCTCACTTTCAGCCTCTCCTGCATTGGAAATAAGTGTAACTGAAGCGTTTGGTCTAAGCAGAACTGACAGCTGTGATGAACCTCAATGaccataaaaacatacaaagagAGCACTCAGGACACAAAGGCTCATTCTACCTTCACAATCGTTTCCTCTCTGTAATCACCAGCACTGACTCTGCCCTTTAGCCCACTTAAACGCACTAGAGCCACTTTTCCAGGCAAACTGAAATGCTCTCAGGTTCTGCCAATCATAGTTAACCTTTTCTGTGCCAGGTGGATCGGAGCTGGTTTTCTCCTGAAACACCTTTACAGGTAATAGCATCAGTTTCTTTTGCCAAATGTACATTTAATGTGTACACAGCAGAGATATGACTTCTTCAAGGATGCTTATTCATGTTAATTTGCAGGTCTCAGTATAGTGGAGGCAATAACTTTGAATGATGAGTGTGGCGATAccctttatttttctcatttttgtctccctCAAGTACTGTGTCTGTATCCAAACTCAATATTCGTCTGTGATGTAGAGCTTcgctcttttttaaaaaatttaaaactcatCAGCGGGATTAGAGCCACTCTGTTGCACTGCATCACACCTTCTTTCATTACAGTAGACATGagcactgtagtttattttgattCAATCACAAAGACACTATTCTGCTGCAGTAAAAACCAACTAGTGCATCTAAGATTCATCCACCGCTGAAATTAGACCCCAACAAATGCAtcatttgtatttcatttgaATCATGTTTGGAATAAACTACAGCGCCCAACAATTTtaggaaatattttcattatttaataataaagATGTATATTTATGATCTATTTTCCATTGCCCACAGGAATAGATGGTGCTGAGTACAAATAGAAATGGTAAAGACCTACCACGCTGTTGATTTGCACTTTTCAGGGGTTTTAATAATACGAAATATACAGATTAACATCAAACTtatcatttacatttaattgATAGGTGAGATTTCAAAGACAATTTAATGTACTCCAAGTGGAACTAGCAGAGCGCTATTTAATATCGCAATTTGTTAAAGTTGCTTTTGCACAAACTGCATCTAAATATAAATCTTTTTCATCCCTATTTGTGGGCAATGTGTAGATGAAATAATGACTTTCATGTGGGTTCACTTCATCAGTTCACTCCTCCCAGTGTGTTTGAgataaaatacacaacacacCAGAGAGAATAGTGAGACTTTTCACTGAGCTAATGGGAAACAGCATATTGTAGCTGAAAGTAAGCAACACAGACTTCGTCAAAGCGTCTCTGTTTGACTGTTTTGACATGAGAAAGTTTCAGAATTGTTTTCTCCGCAGCATGCATTTACAGGTCAGTCATACATCTGCAGCAGCGACTTGACAGCAGTAGATAGTGTTACAGAGCTCCTCCTGACTTCTCTGACCTCCACCAGGCTGATCGATATGCACAGAGGAGGTGGCAGCGGCGGGAGGAGGAAAAAGGTGAAACAGAATGAGATGTAAGGAGGAAGAGAATAAAAATGAGGGAGTCTGGGAGGACAGACGGTGAAAAAGAAAAGGCCACAGAGGAGAGACAAGGTTTCGGGCTAGTTATCTGGGTTTGTCTGGGTTCTGACACTGAGGACGTCTAGGCTTTCACTCGCAGGAGTTCAGAGGGGAGGCAGGAGTGGGGGGGGGGGACTGCTGAGACTCAGGTTATCCCCCAGCTAAAGGGTCTCTGGGTTTAGACACTGAGGAGGGTATTAGCTTTCACACACTGCTGGGGTAACGGGGGAGTCTGCCAGATGTCAGCTCCTTACCCATAAATCCTGCTAAATGGGCAGCAGCTATGGGTTAGAGGGGGAAAGTCGAGTGGATGTCACCTCTCTATCATCATGTGGGCTGTCAGAATCTGAGCTGGCTTCAGTCAGCTGATGTCACCTCCCTTATTTCCTGCTATTTCTCATCAGACTTTGTTATTGATCTGAAGCGTGTCAATTTCCTGCACAAAATCAATCAAAGAGACGTTCTACTATTCTGAATCAACTGTGCAAGAGTGGAGGAAGTGTTGCAGAAAATACATCTAGTCCTGTCcataaaatgctaaataagATTGTTTGTGGCTTCATCAAAGAACACTTCGTTTTGAAATGAACCACGTCtttcaaatttgtttttcttttacatactTCGTGTGGTGACATTAAATCACCAGTTTGCATTTTTCAGGTCAGTTCCTCTTTCCCTGTGATTTCTCATCAGACTTTTTAAAGCTGATCTTCGGTGTGTAAATTTCCTGCACTGAATCAATCACAGTGGATAAAGTTTCACCGCTGGTGTAGATCAACATGTGCAAGAGTGGAGGAAGTGTGGcataaaatctgtttatttctgtccctaaaatgaaaattaagctAATGTGTGGCTTTGCCATAGCAGAAAACTATATTTTAAGATTATCCATCTTCctcaaatttagttttattttacgTATACCTGTACTTTGTGTAGTGACATTTAGTTTCAGTTGAATAAAGTCACCAGTTGGTACATCTCAGGTCAGTTCCTCAACAGTTATGATTAAAATCGTCTCATATTCAGGCTGACGTCAATACATTCTTTAAATTATACACATGGTTTTGGATGGATTTCATGAGCTCCCGGTCATAAATCTTACTCGCTGCCTAATACCCTTGTAAActttaaattcatatttataaaaagagaaagaaaaatacacCATAGATGGGGTTAGACGTGCACGTTTCGTCTGCGTTACGGTGAAAAAGTCTGCATTCTCTTTGTCCTGCCTCTTGGCTCGGCTCTGACAGGAAAACAATCATTTCTATGAACTGTAACGTTCAGTGATTTTCTGGAACCATCTCAAACTTTTAAGCCACCTGCTCGAGTAAAACTAAGCCCCAGCagtacaataacacacagtccTTCACCCCCAACAGAGGACTTTAAAAGAGGTTCTGCTTTTTAAAGTCCTTCGGGGCCAATCAGGTTTATAGGCACAGTcactgatctcaggtcagttttaaacacCAAAACTGACCTAAAGCACCACACAGTGACTGTATTCTGCTTGTTCTTCGGCTCAGTATGTGTTATTTCCTAATTTTGGAGGAACTTCATGAATATAAAGTAAAATCAAAATAGTCAAAAGTcgttgtttttttgcatattttctacCATTTAGTTTTAAAAGTATACCAGAGGCCTCATTATATACactttttgttttgatgtttgatTGATAGTTTTCTGCTCACCATTTTTCTCTGGTTGCTGAGGCAGAAAGTACAGATGTGCTTGGGCTGAGCCGATTGGTCGGATCCTCGGCTGGGGGAGGAGCTGACGTGGAAGAACGGCGGTGAGGGAGCGTGGCACGGCTGTCCGTCATGAAGCCCTTCGCCCAGAAGCAGCACGTTCCCCAGGTGGCTGATGTAGCTGCTGGCCAAACGTAGCGTCTCGATCTTTGACAGCTTCCTGTAATCACCCAAATATTTGTGCGATTAGCGCAGAAAGAATGTTTTAAATGGGATTTGAAAAGAATTGCTACACTtcttgtgcaatatttcaaaatgcAGTATGTGTGTAGAACGGGTGAAGACAATTACGCTTGATGTTGATGCTATCTTTGTGGCACAGCTCTTAAGTTCAATACCTGTCCTAAATTATGAATAAAGGTGCTTGTAGTCCACAGCTGCATCATGCACTAATTTTGTTTCCCAGGTGGAAATCATTTCACCTCTGTCTTGTTAGTGCATCAGACAGAATGCAGTGAGTCGTACCTGTCTGCAGGCTCGGTGGGGATGAGCGTGCGCAGCGCCGTGAACGCCGTGTTGACAGAGTTGGTGCGATCTCTCTCCCGCGCGTTGGCTGCAGTCCTCTGGCGAACTTCCCCGACGGGAGATATGCCTGGGGGGCCCAGCCTCCCCACCATGTCCCCCATGCCTCcgccccctccacctcctccgcCCCCGCACAgcttcctcttcctgttcaccttgATGTGAAAGGCAGATGGGGACGAGGAGGACAGGCGGAAGGCGGCCGAGTTGGAGGAGTTGGTGGAGCGCTCCTCGGAGCCCGACCCCTCGCTGCCGTTCTCGTCTTCGTCTTCGGAGAGGAGGGCGATGTCGCCGTACAGGAAGCGGCCTGCAGGAGGCGCCGTGCGCAGCATCGCGAATGTCATCTTTGTTGCAGCAGCTACTGGTCCGTCCTGTGGAGGCTTCCTCACAGCAAGGTGCTTGCCGTTGAGGTCTGTTGTCAGAAGTTGCTGAGCTGAGTTCGTCGATGCAGCCAACTGAAGGCGTCCGCTAGCTGCAAAACTTTTTACGCCAGCTAAATCAGATGTCTCTTTTTTAAGTCTGCGTTAGGTTTGGTTCATAAATTCCTTTTACTAACAGTGAAGCATCAGCGAGTTGATCCTAAAGCAGAGGTCAAAGCACCTTGACCTTAGAGCCGCTGTACAGGTGGCTGCAGGTTCCACGTCcttcttgttgttgttctcTCTTGGCTTATACAAAAACACTTCACATCTCAGAGATCAGTTTCTCCTCCAGTTATTCCTTGGGGATAAACAAAATTTATAAtggcatgttttctttgtttccctGTGAACGTCTTTCTTTCTCCTTGGTTTTCTATATTTGCTCTGTTTCTATCCCAAAAGCCAAACTAGCAAAAACTACCCTGTGCCAGCAGCTTCACGCTCTCTTGCTCTCTATtggtctctctctttctctgcctctttGCTCCACGTGtgcctgcagtctgagtgtTTCCGTCTGTCTGTGGTCTTATAGCCGGTGGGAGGGCCGAAGGACAGCTGTCTCCTCCCTCTGAGCGCTGAGGGTCCCTCGGCTGCTGTCTAGAAGCAGGCCAGAGAGACCGGAGGCAAGAGGCAAACCATCAGCGGGAGTTTGTTTTGGCTGCACGCTGATGTGTTCCAGGGGAAGTCCGCCCTAAAACAGAACTTGCATCACCCGCAGAGCCCTCACAAACTGACATTCTAATCAATATGAATGCAGTCGGCATATTAGAAAAAACATCATCTGGCAGGAGCAATAAGGAGCCATGATCTTTGACTGTACAATTAAATATCACTTTAACCTATTTAACCgacttttgtttgctttctgcCAAAACTACATGAACTCACAGTTATTAACTATGTCAGAGGCCACTCTTTTGCATAACAAAGAGCACAATcaaattatttaacagattttcttcTGAGATATCTTGATTTTAGGCTCTCATATGGGTCAgctgtaaatacaaaaataaagcaatctCCTCCAGTTTTGCAGCTTTCCCACGCTGGGTGACTTTTTCTATTTACTGTCATTTACCTGCATGACAGGAAGAGGTACAACTGAGACTtgcatatgcaaaaaaaaaccatcatgttTTGTTCAACCACCTCCTTGACAGTAATACGCCATGAAGCTTCTGTGGTGCAGTAAGAGTTTGCCTTTCTCACTACATCTTCgtccctctgctcctcctcctcctcctcagtgctCGTCCCTGGACAGCAGGCCGGGAGGTGGTTCAGCCGCAGAGCTGGAAGCTGGCGGGTCAAGCTGCGTTTGTGGATGAAGTCGGGAAATGGGTTTATTCAGCCATGGCTGAACGCTTTTATCTACACAAGCTGCGACGC
This genomic stretch from Amphiprion ocellaris isolate individual 3 ecotype Okinawa chromosome 9, ASM2253959v1, whole genome shotgun sequence harbors:
- the LOC111572970 gene encoding basic helix-loop-helix transcription factor scleraxis → MTFAMLRTAPPAGRFLYGDIALLSEDEDENGSEGSGSEERSTNSSNSAAFRLSSSSPSAFHIKVNRKRKLCGGGGGGGGGGMGDMVGRLGPPGISPVGEVRQRTAANARERDRTNSVNTAFTALRTLIPTEPADRKLSKIETLRLASSYISHLGNVLLLGEGLHDGQPCHAPSPPFFHVSSSPSRGSDQSAQPKHICTFCLSNQRKMNKDRDRKTAIRS